The following DNA comes from Osmerus eperlanus chromosome 5, fOsmEpe2.1, whole genome shotgun sequence.
gcgtgggcatgtatggctgccaatggaactggttcccttgtatttatcgatgatgtgactgctgacaaaagcagtaggatgaattctgaagtgtttctggcaatattatctgctcagattcagccaaatgcttcagaactcataggacggcgcttcacagtgcagatggacaatgacccgaagcatactgcgaaagcaaccaaagagttttttaaggcaaagaagtggaatgttctgcaatggccaagtcaatcacctgacctaaatccaattgagcatgcatttcacttgctaaagacaaaactgaagggaaaacaagcaggaactgaagacagttgcagtagaggcctggcagagcatcaccagggacgaaacccagcgtctggtgatgtctatgggttccagacttcaggctgtcattgactgcaaaggatttgcaaccaagtattaaaagtgacaattagatttatgattatgttagtttgtccaattatttttggtcccttaaaaaggggggggccacatatcaaatgtgttgtaattcctacaccgttcacctgatttggatgtaaataccctgaaattaaagctgaaagtctgcacttaaagcacatcttgattgtttcatttcaaatccattgtggtggtatacagagccaaaatgatgaaaattgtgtcaatgtccaaatatttatggacctaactgtatatacactcacacactgcattctATAACACTCATATTGTATATAAACTGGCAcatgtgaatgtaaacataaacaCATGTGGCTGTattcaagcatgcacacacacatacacgcgcgcacacacacacaaacatgtacagacatgtacacagacacacacatgtacacacacactggccacaGAGACGCCGTTGCTCCCCAGGGGGTAGAAAGAAACATAAACAAAATCCAGCCTTTTAAAGTTTTactgcagcaggaggaggagggggggagaggaggagggggggaggggtgtagagAGAGTCAGAGCTGTAATGTGAAGATAATACCTACCTCCTCTAAGCACTAATACTGTACTATAAACACTAATACTGTACTATAAGCACTAGTACTGTACTATAAGTACTAGTACTGTACTATAAGTACTAGTATTGTACTATAAGCACTAGTACTGTACTATAAGTACTAGTACTGTACTATAAGCACTAGTACTGTACTATAAGTACTATCAGAACTATAAGTACTAGGACAGTTCTGTtagcaggaaggggaggggccgggCAGTGAAGTTGTGTTTATCATCACATTTGATACAAATGACCTGCAGCCGTTGTACCTCAGctcagagacagatagagaggtcaagagggggaggaggggtgggggagacagaggggggagacagaggaggggagacagaggaggggagacagggggggggagacagaggaggggagacagaggagggagacagagggggggagacggaggaggggagacagagggggggagacagaggaggggagacagaggggggagacagagggggggagacggaggagggggagacagaggagggggagacagagggggggagacggaggagggggagacagaggagggggagacagaggagggggagacagaggagggggagacagagggggggagacagaggaggggagacagaggggggagacagagggggggagacggaggagggagacagagggggggagacggaggagggggagacagaggaggggagacagaggagggggagacagaggagggggagacagagggggggagacagaggaggggagacagaggggggagacagagggggggagacggaggagggggagacagaggaggggagacagagggggggagacagaggggggagacaggggggggagacggaggagggggagacagaggaggggagacagagggggggagacagaggaggggagacagaggggggagacagagggggggagacggaggaggggagacagagggggggagacagaggaggggagacagaggggggagacagagggggggagacggaggagggggagacagaggagggggagacagaggagggggagacagaggagggggagacagagggggggagacagaggaggggagacagaggggggagacagagggggggagacggaggagggggagacagaggagggggagacagaggagggggagacagaggagggggagacagagggggggagacagaggaggggagaccgagggggggagacagaggaggggagaccgaggggggagacagaggggggagacagaggaggggagacagaggaggggagacagagggggggagacagagggggggagacagaggagggagaccgAGGAGGGGAGAccgaggggggagacagagggggaggaggtaaaTAAGAGAAGTGACACCAGCCGAGTAAGGGCTAACTAAAGGGTCTGGAATGTCAAACTAGCCTGAGGCCAAACCCCCGCCACTAAACCACGAcaaaacacactgtgtgtgtgtgtgtgtgtgtgtgtgtgtgtgtgtgtgtgaaaacaggCCTCCACATGTCTTGTTTTGAGAACTCAGAGCTGTAATGTCAGTGGTCACTCCCACTGCAGTGTGTATTTAGCTGCTGAACCCCAAaccagtgtgtctctgtctggagacacacacacacacccataaaggAGACATACCTTGCTGAGATGAAACTCAAGTTTTCTCATGAACCTCTCGATCACCTTGACTTGCtgtagaggacacacacacacacacatcaggtcaGAGGCTGTTATTATCGTATCTATTGATTGCGTTTGTTTTGAACAGTCCTGAGGGTTATACTGTGGTTCTGTTGTGGTTCTACTGTGGTTCTGTAGTGGGTTCTACAGATGAGTGGGGGTCCTACTCACCTTGTCCAGCTCATACAGGAAGCCCTGAGAGGACAAACAAGGACATGGTTATTATTTTAATAACCTTTTAATAATCTTTTTATGACATTTCTGCTTTAATTTGGACAGAGACAGTGTAGAGACGGGGAAtgtaaggaagagagagagaggagggaagggcacACAGGGAAATGGCCCGGGCCGGATTCGAACCCTGGTCCCTGCGGTGAGGCGTTGTCGTGGTGACCTACCAGCCTGGAGTTCCTCTTGGACTCCCTCATCTGTCTGCTCAGTCCTTCCAGCTCCAGCTGGTGCACCTGCAGGTatgacctggacacacacacacacacacacacacaactatcatacatgtctgtgtgtgtggactcccTGCAGGCCTCTCTTCAgagtttaaatatatatatgtgtgtgtgtgtgtatataggtctgtgtgtggactCACTGCAGGCCTCTCTTCAGAGCCTCGTAGACCTCGTCCAGCCTCTCAGGCTGGGGCACCTTAGGGGGCGGGGACTTGGTGGACAGGGTGAACATCCTGCTGGCTCTGGACGGCTTCCTGCTCAGGCCCGGGGTGCTGAACACTGACAGGTTCCTGAAACagcatcatcagcatcatcaccTGAtcagatctgtctgtctgtcatcttGAGTTCTCCTGGTTCGACCCCACTGAGAAcactgcacccacacacacacacacacatggacgtactgtacatacacatatacacacacaggaacaaatacagacacacacacacagacacatacactgaTATAGGGACACTCATGCACGCGCagggacacagaaacacacgcagggaaaaacacacacacagacacagacaataaCAGCATGTCTGTATGAGGCGTGGCAGTGACAACCATGTTTGAAGCACGGCTGAGACGTCAACAgtaacagacaggaagtgcagaTCAGAGGACATCCTGTCAGGTGGAGCCGCTGAGCACACACTCCATCTGAGTTTggatctgtgtgctgtgtgtacgtgtgtgtgtatgtgtgtgtgtctgtctgtctgtctgtatgagtgcgtgtgtgtctgtgttcttacCGGTAGGACTTGTCGTAGGAGTTGACCCCAGCGAAGGACTGGCTCCTAGTGATGGAGCGTGTGAGCACCCTGCGAGAAGGCCGCACGGACAGCGACATGGTGGATACCGCCCTCGAGGGACTCcctgggagacaggagggggaggaagcacACCGTTACACTCCTGGgagtacgggggggggggaaggcttTAGCGGTCGCGCACACAGCCAGGGGCCGCTTCTAAGCCCCCGGAGCTCCTTCAGCTGGTGtaatctgacccctgacccccccccccctcggccgGGGAAACCACTCAGGAGACAGATCAGTGCCTTCAACCAATGAGCACAGCTGACTTCTGGACTGTGTCTCATGATGAAGACGTCGCTCCTCATAACCAGTCATTTACCAGTGATTATGTTGccgttgtgttgtgttgtgggcGAGCCATGTCGGCACTTTCAATGGTGTTCCTCTCCTAACTGATCATTAAAGCATGATCTCCTGGATCCGCATGCATGTTTGTCAGATGCCAGCTAAGCGGCTGTGTGTTGCGTGTGAGAGAGCTCTGAGGTCAGCCCCGCTCCGGTGTCATGTCCCGGTCGCAGACCGTTGGTGGAGGGGGCGGATGGTTCCAGTCTCCAGGTCTAAACAGAAACCCCCTGGACACATCCGCTTCAGCTAATCTAGCCTGCCCATCGCCCTGTCTTCCTGTGCAGAGATcaggacaggggaggaaagTGTGTGTCACGGCTTCCAAACTTGCCTGGAAAAACCTggcgcagagacacacacacacacacacacacaaactcaacacAACAATACCAAGTTactgctgtctctctatctcgccCTCCTACACTCTTCCTGTGGCTAGCATGACACTGCTGACcatgtctcagagagagagagagagagagagagagagagagagacaccaagGACGGACAGAGACCTCAGGtcagcgggagggagagagagagagagagagagagagagagagagagagagagagagagagagagagagagagagagagagagagagagagagaccaagaacagacagagacagagaccgcaggtcagcgggagagagaggggaaaacacactgaaagaaaaagagaagacagaggggaaaaagcaacgagaaagagatgaagagaaaactggaaagtgaaagagaaaaagagagaggcctGAGGATGGACAGAGTGACTCAGTGTCTGAGTTGATTATCAGTAATCtgctgtagtgaggtccacaagaccacacagagccaacatcttgccacacctgaagagtgattcaatcacatcagaatcagcccttgtgacaccctcagtatgctgattacccaccaaacgccgatgcaaaggaaccatagaatgggggggggggcctccccaatctacctaatcagccctcctgctagcttgcaagcttcaaagggcctgatttagacaacacgtctccagcgaccatttgctatccgtttcggcggcgatttgaacaaagaacataccttgatcagaacttttgaggaaagtgcttgagacttcacctttaccacaagagtacaaggtggagaattatgagagggatatttgtgttatgtttgttactttgttttaatgttgtgttcactgaaatcttgattctagtaacaactccttcttcctgaaagataaccacgtcattcttggtatctacacgaagctatcataataaaacaatcattcaactatattttgtaactgtaccaagatgtccagaacaatatttgaaccatcgaatgaaccagccaaagatcagatcacacctttggtaggtgtgaaggaaggaggggggagttgagaacccagcttcccccaatccacatctgaccccagacgggtcctccctcgaactgtataaagccctaagatgaccatcaatctctgactccagcgaaaccgaccatggcatgaacgccatcaggattggcgttccaaaggacgtcgccaagcttctcctgagattcaacttcatagtgaacgcgtcactatcgggacgtttcaacagaagaaccaaaaacgcaattccaaatgcgacttcactgagatcccgcagactcagtcacatgacccagcgcagccgcgctgtgacttcagattcttcaaatggacctttggcgcaaaccgccctcaacatcattgatcaacccctgatcaaacgtaactatggctaacgctctttcctcctcgacatggcattggcgtgagctctgtttatgatttgtaaggatgtaatcactgactgtacaatttctgcctttctttaagttagaccatttcattctgttcattgaaaccaatctctcatatcaaacccataatccaacttttcataagatctgtttaccttacttgaataaattcattgtaaagatattttgacgtgcgtgttcactgatgttacgattggctctactcttagaacgaattcattccttaagattagactgattattacgaaggctattatttaaatattattcaataaggtttcctctatccctttaacaataagaggtggtgcccccaagaactacatactttattataaattaagtattgctaatcttaaacgagcaaaccccgctacataatggtgccctgtgtgaggctaagatagattgaaatgagcaatcgtaacttttgtgaaacgaactgttaaaatagagcgagctctaactgtatgtagcaccatgtatttaatactactgtgcctaggctacagtggctgtgtgcgtattcaattgtttttcgtgaaatagctgctagtgtgtgtgtgggaccagctagctcaaaggaagcggctaggtttgaccggaggtacgcgcgtgctcagaaacaccgctgccccgacatttacgttgtaatctgcctcggccagctcttcacggaaagtagcataagagcctttattatagcctctattttaatagtgtagctatttggttaagtgaattaaccaaccaactaatacgttggtgcacatgtctagttcagggaaacagacagtagtgcttagtcctgaaggacttttgtttagaagcaactaaacaacgcagttctgtacacgtaacctaccgccaccacgagtgtgtgtgtgggaccagctagctcaaaggaagcggctaggtttgaccggaggtacgcgcgtgctcagaaacaccgctgccccgacatttacgttgtaatctgcctcggccagctcttcacggaaagtagcataagagcctttattatagcctctattttaatagtgtagctatttggttaagtgaattaaccaaccaactaatacgttggtgcacatgtctagttcaaggaaacagacagtagtgattagtcctgaaggacttttgtttagaagcaactaaacaatgcagtttctacacgtaacctattatgccgccacgatagcttgtcgaaaaaagcattgactattcccacagctaactgtgttttaaaataacagtggttgccaaactaaagttacattattagatgcagttcatcaatgtggtttagttacgttgacttcaagaagctacttagtaactataattgtgtaaagtatgtactataattaccttgtacctttatttgttatttgtatacgtctttggcagtcaattgtaaccataacctaaatgagtttattgaaactagtttgatttaaaaagattggaaagccgacaacttttccctcatctagacccctagtcacaaagcttcaattgctacggccattgtaagccacttcaagtgcctctttttgtttcaataatttcctctcaacctttttcctatgtcatgtcatagcttaatcactcatagccatgccactgtctggggagggggggtgacatgctgttacgctgctgtggtctttcttctcttgtcttcatgtcaacagtttcatcgacgacggtctatgaaagttgacatccggggggatgtagtgaggtccacaagaccacacggagccaacatcttgccacacctgaagagtgattcaatcacatcagaatcagcccttgtgacaccctcagtatgctgattacccaccaaacgccgatgcaaaggaaccatagaatggggggggggcctccccaatctacctaatcagccctcctgctagcttgcaagcttcaaagggcctgatttagacaacacgtctccagcgaccatttgctatccgtttcggcggcgatttgaacaaagaacataccttgatcagaacttttgaggaaagtgcttgagacttcacctttaccacaagagtacaaggtggagaattatgagagggatatttgtgttatgtttgttactttgttttaatgttgtgttcactgaaatcttgattctagtaacaactccttcttcctgaaagataaccacgtcattcttggtatctacacgaagctatcataataaaacaatcattcaactatattttgtaactgtaccaagatgtccagaacaatatttgaaccatcgaatgaaccagccaaagatcagatcacacctttggtaggtgtgaaggaaggaggggggagttgagaacccagcttcccccaatccacatctgaccccagacgggtcctccctcgaactgtataaagccctaagatgaccatcaatctctgactccagcgaaaccgaccatggcatgaacgccatcaggattggcgttccaaaggacgtcgccaagcttctcctgagattcaacttcatagtgaacgcgtcactatcgggacgtttcaacagaagaaccaaaaacgcaattccaaatgcgacttcactgagatcccgcagactcagtcacatgacccagcgcagccgcgctgtgacttcagattcttcaaatggacctttggcgcaaaccgccctcaacatcattgatcaacccctgatcaaacgtaactatggctaacgctctttcctcctcgacatggcattggcgtgagctctgtttatgatttgtaaggatgtaatcactgactgtacaatttctgcctttctttaagttagaccatttcattctgttcattgaaaccaatctctcatatcaaacccataatccaacttttcataagatctgtttaccttacttgaataaattcattgtaaagatattttgacgtgcgtgttcactgatgttacgattggctctactcttagaacgaattcattccttaagattagactgattattacgaaggctattatttaaatattattcaataaggtttcctctatccctttaacaataagaggtggtgcccccaagaactacatactttattataaattaagtattgctaatcttaaacgagcaaaccccgctacactgcATTGGCatggagagcagggtggtgaCACAGGGTACTTTGTCCCAGCATTAgtgacatccctctctctctctccacttcctctgccttccccttccctcgctccctcctctttGATGAGGGGAGAAAGACTAGATTAAACACACACCAGTCCCCGGGGATCAGGCCAggcccagacacacatacacaccataccCGGGGACCAggccaaaccacacacacacaggccagtgcagagacagacagtatcAGTAAATGTGGTGGCCGTTGTGGTCAGTGCGGTTGTAGATAAAGAGTAGTTCTAAACACTGCAGTTCTAGAGAGGGTATTTCTGGTCAGTGGATTTCTAGTGAGAGTATAGTTCCTCACAGGGGATTATTAGGGCTTGAGTGTTAATCAAAGTAAACAGGTTATCTGCCTGCTCTGTGAAGATGACTGATGTCTGCTTACAGAGAAAGTAAACAGCTCCAGCATTAGAGGCTTGGCTCCTATCCATGCTACCACACTGCTCAGTACCAGACTTGCTGGGGTGAGCTGTACCAGACCTGCTGGGGTGAGCTGTATCAGACCTGCTGGGTGAGCTGTACCAGACCTTCTGGGGTGAGCTGTACCAGACCTGCTGGGGTGAGCTGTACCAGACCTGCTGGGGTGAGCTGTACCAGAGCTGCTGGGGTGAGCTGTACCAGACCTGCTGGGGTGAGCTGTATCAGACCGTGATAACAGCAGCCCTCTACAGCCCCCCTCTACAGACCCCAGTAGCCTTCTACAGACCCCAGCAGATCTCAACAGACCCCAGCAGCCTTCTACAGACCCCAGCAGCCTTCTACAGACCCCAGCAGCCTTCTACAGACCCCAACAGATCTCTACAGAGCCCagcagatctctacagaccccaGCAGCCTTCTACAGACCCCAGCAGCCTTCTACAGACCCCAGCAGCCTTCTACAGAGCCCagcagatctctacagaccccagcagatctctacagaccccaACAGCCTTCTACAGACCCCaacagatctctacagaccccaacagatctctacagaccccaGCAGACGTCTACAGACCCCaacagatctctacagaccccaacagatctctacagaccccagcagatctctacagaccccaGCAGCCTTCTACAGACCCCAGCAGCCTTCTACAGAGCCCagcagatctctacagaccccagcagatctctacagaccccaGCAGCCTTCTACAGACCCCaacagatctctacagaccccaacagatctctacagaccccaGCAGACGTctacagacccccagcacaggAAGTTTTAGGCTAATGGTTCTCCCAACAGGGAAACCTGTCAAGGAAGAAAGTTCATATTTCTTAGTCTGGGTTATGACCACACAGAAATACAGCCTTctttccaacccctcctccaccccttcctccctcccatcccccactccctccctctctccgccatGTTGACACAACCCACTTTGACTAATAACAAACCGAAGCTGACAGAGTGTTGAAAAGAGGAAATAGAGTATCatgcagtgaaagagagagagagagagagagagagagagagagagagagagagagagagagagagagagagagagagagagagagagagagggctggccaGGCTACACATCTTACTGAACCAGTCTGAAGCTTAGCTCCCGGTCTGTCTGCTGGTGTCAGCATGCTACTGCTGGGGCTGCCTCTAtctggcctggacacacacacacacacacacacacacacacaggcatcacaCTCTGGCAAACAGCAAGTCAACAGTAACAAAATACCTACGaaaagtggacacacacacacctcccctgctacacacacctgtactggTTGAATccttgactttgtgtgtgtctagaggCAGACAGGACACAGGTAAGCGACACATCGTCCGagcgtctctctcctctcgccccctcctTTCTGGAGTCCCCGATGGACCAGGACCACACTCACAACCCCCAGTACAGGCTACTGGGAACCAGTGTCAGACACCAGTCCCAATCCTGTCAGCCAGTCCAATATCGATCTCAGGACTGCCTCCCTGCCCATACCTTTCATTCGGTCTGCGCatgcgagtgtgtttgtgtgtgtgaatgtgtgtgagtgcatgtgtgtgtgtgtgtcctacctgtcCCCAGAAGGCAGACCCACACCAGTCCAGAGATAATACAGTAGGATCAGGCCATACAGACAGCCAGTGGTGGGCTTCTCCAAACATAACACATcatccccctggccccctccctgcccacacacacacacaccctcacgctCTGCCCTGACCTTCCACAGCCTTCCATGATGACTGGGTAGCTacggccaaacacacacactcacatcctcaCCATGTCTATTGTTCTTTTGACTGGCTCTTCCCTCCAGGACAATTCTAGAATACAAAGCCATGGGGCCACATgtcgccatacacacacacacacacacacacacacacatgttcactccCTAACATGCCTCACCCACCCTCAACATCAGGCCACACATAACAGTTTAACATACAGTGCCTGCATGCGtgatccgcacacacacacacacacaccgctcctctcctctcgcagacagacagccaagcaAGCCAATAGACAGAGCCCTGCTCAGCCGGCC
Coding sequences within:
- the LOC134021021 gene encoding rho family-interacting cell polarization regulator 1-like isoform X1, coding for MYSGYGGSPSRAVSTMSLSVRPSRRVLTRSITRSQSFAGVNSYDKSYRNLSVFSTPGLSRKPSRASRMFTLSTKSPPPKVPQPERLDEVYEALKRGLQSYLQVHQLELEGLSRQMRESKRNSRLGFLYELDKQVKVIERFMRKLEFHLSKVCLLYGCVCVSPDRDTLVWGSAAKYTLQWE
- the LOC134021021 gene encoding rho family-interacting cell polarization regulator 1-like isoform X2, which encodes MSLSVRPSRRVLTRSITRSQSFAGVNSYDKSYRNLSVFSTPGLSRKPSRASRMFTLSTKSPPPKVPQPERLDEVYEALKRGLQSYLQVHQLELEGLSRQMRESKRNSRLGFLYELDKQVKVIERFMRKLEFHLSKVCLLYGCVCVSPDRDTLVWGSAAKYTLQWE